In a single window of the Osmerus eperlanus chromosome 4, fOsmEpe2.1, whole genome shotgun sequence genome:
- the ccm2l gene encoding cerebral cavernous malformations 2 protein-like isoform X1, producing the protein MLGIHKSFNSSVQSFASPIKRLVFSKSGRRQVDRGSVYRRPLHTVPLYPPDFLIHPERLIFDYVEKEVKFLGHLTWVSCSLNPSSRDELLQLLDTARQLKVLPLKTSVEQDCILSLSARCLLLTWRDNEKLLLRIPTHEIAAASYLRDDALHLLVLKTGLNVDTVLAEGSLEKKKPGGIEGRRQTMSNSDPRPAGGTMERRHTICGVDWRPSSRHEPKPTPAVVQGGGGGAGGGGGGGGGGSLERKRVGGSWERRQTRKAGGGSWEKRPVSGSWDRRPVVGGSWEKRHGGPGSGVGGSWERRNGPGAGGGKPGGSWDKRHPPGGSWERRQACTGSWERGKSYGSWERRNHNPLEPTPCPDAYCNLVILAVENRDAAEEYCALVCQMFQIIYGHQTIECVDRAGFHYTMPDRYWLQRSDSCLTDMSYSYDTDFSCCSSYDSSQDAFDLYYSENYSENSSLSLQDSQRSLASLHSDGESSNPGLLLMQEYMITLRSKLSPQELQQFAVLLREYRLGSAVQEFCSDLLLLYGDTRKFLLIGMRPFIPDKDVGVFEGFLEGIGIREGGILTDSFGRIKRSMSSTSATAMRDIWSLPSGTQDFNRRITDITHDIEALGFEEGHGDIEEEDYYL; encoded by the exons ATGCTTGGTATTCACAAGTCTTTTAATAGCAGTGTACAG AGCTTTGCCTCTCCCATCAAGCGCCTGGTCTTTTCCAAGTCAGGCCGACGCCAGGTGGACAGGGGGAGTGTTTACCGCCGCCCACTGCACACCGTGCCCCTCTACCCACCCGACTTCCTCATCCACCCCGAGAGGCTCATCTTCGACTACGTGGAGAAGGAAGTCAAG TTCCTGGGTCACCTGACCTGGGTGTCGTGCTCCCTCAACCCCTCCAGCAGAGACGAGCTGCTGCAACTTCTTGACACAGCCAGG CAGTTGAAGGTGCTCCCTCTGAAGACCAGTGTGGAACAGGACTGCATCCTCAGTCTGTCTGCCCGCTGTCTTCTTCTCACCTGGAGGGACAACGAGAAGCTGCTGCTGCGCATTCCCACCCACGAGATCGCCGCTGCCTCCTACCTGCGGGACGATGCACTGCACCTTCTGGTGTTGAAGACAG GTCTGAATGTGGACACGGTGCTTGCGGAGGGAAGTCTGGAGAAAAAGAAGCCCGGCGGCATCGAGGGACGGCGCCAGACCATGAGCAACAGCGACCCGCGCCCAGCAGGGGGCACCATGGAGCGCAGGCACACCATCTGCGGCGTCGACTGGCGGCCGTCATCTCGCCACGAGCCCAAACCGACCCCTGCTGTGGtccaggggggcgggggaggggctggggggggaggtggtggtgggggaggagggagcctggagaggaagagggtgggagggagctgggagaggcGCCAGACCAggaaagcaggaggaggaagctggGAGAAGAGGCCGGTGAGCGGGAGCTGGGACCGGAGGCCTGTGGTCggggggagctgggagaagaGGCACGGGGGTCCGGGCAGCGGGGTGGGGGgtagctgggagaggaggaatggtcctggggcaggtggagggaAGCCCGGGGGCAGCTGGGATAAGAGACACCCCCCAGGTGGCAGCTGGGAGCGCCGGCAGGCCTGCAcagggagctgggagagagggaagtccTACGGAAGCTGGGAGAGGAGAAACCACAATCCTCTGGAGCCCACTCCTTGCCCCGATGCCTACTGCAACCTGGTCATACTGGCTGTGGAGAACAGG GATGCTGCTGAGGAGTACTGCGCTCTGGTGTGTCAGATGTTTCAGATCATCTACGGTCACCAGACCATCGAGTGTGTGGACCGGGCAGGTTTCCACTACACCATGCCAGATCGCTACTGGCTGCAGAGAA GTGACAGCTGCCTGACAGATATGTCCTACAGCTATGATACAGATTTCAGCTGCTGCAGTTCCTA tgataGCTCGCAGGATGCCTTTGATCTGTACTACAGCGAGAACTACAGCGAGAACTCGTCCCTGTCTCTCCAGGACTCCCAGCGCAGCCTGGCCTCGCTGCACAGCGACGGGGAGAGCAGCAACCCTGGCCTGCTGCTGATGCAGGAGTACATGATCACA CTGCGTAGTAAGCTGAGCCCTCAGGAGCTGCAGCAGTTTGCGGTGCTGCTGAGGGAGTACCGTCTGGGCTCGGCCGTCCAAGAGTTCTGCTCTGACCTTCTCCTGCTGTACGGAGACACAAGGAAGTTCCTGCTGATTG gTATGCGCCCTTTCATCCCAGACAAGGATGTTGGTGTGTTTGAGGGCTTCCTGGAAGGCATCGGGATTCGCGAGGGGGGGATCCTGACTGACAGCTTTGGCCGGATCAAACGGAGCATGAGCAGTACGTCCGCCACGGCAATGCGTGACATCTGGTCCCTCCCCTCTGGCACCCAGGACTTTAACCGTCGTATCACCGACATCACGCACGACATCGAGGCACTGGGGTTTGAGGAGGGACATGGGGACATAGAGGAAGAGGACTATTacctgtga
- the ccm2l gene encoding cerebral cavernous malformations 2 protein-like isoform X2, whose protein sequence is MDYEPKKTKKSFASPIKRLVFSKSGRRQVDRGSVYRRPLHTVPLYPPDFLIHPERLIFDYVEKEVKFLGHLTWVSCSLNPSSRDELLQLLDTARQLKVLPLKTSVEQDCILSLSARCLLLTWRDNEKLLLRIPTHEIAAASYLRDDALHLLVLKTGLNVDTVLAEGSLEKKKPGGIEGRRQTMSNSDPRPAGGTMERRHTICGVDWRPSSRHEPKPTPAVVQGGGGGAGGGGGGGGGGSLERKRVGGSWERRQTRKAGGGSWEKRPVSGSWDRRPVVGGSWEKRHGGPGSGVGGSWERRNGPGAGGGKPGGSWDKRHPPGGSWERRQACTGSWERGKSYGSWERRNHNPLEPTPCPDAYCNLVILAVENRDAAEEYCALVCQMFQIIYGHQTIECVDRAGFHYTMPDRYWLQRSDSCLTDMSYSYDTDFSCCSSYDSSQDAFDLYYSENYSENSSLSLQDSQRSLASLHSDGESSNPGLLLMQEYMITLRSKLSPQELQQFAVLLREYRLGSAVQEFCSDLLLLYGDTRKFLLIGMRPFIPDKDVGVFEGFLEGIGIREGGILTDSFGRIKRSMSSTSATAMRDIWSLPSGTQDFNRRITDITHDIEALGFEEGHGDIEEEDYYL, encoded by the exons ATGGATTATGAGCCAAAGAAAACAAAGAAG AGCTTTGCCTCTCCCATCAAGCGCCTGGTCTTTTCCAAGTCAGGCCGACGCCAGGTGGACAGGGGGAGTGTTTACCGCCGCCCACTGCACACCGTGCCCCTCTACCCACCCGACTTCCTCATCCACCCCGAGAGGCTCATCTTCGACTACGTGGAGAAGGAAGTCAAG TTCCTGGGTCACCTGACCTGGGTGTCGTGCTCCCTCAACCCCTCCAGCAGAGACGAGCTGCTGCAACTTCTTGACACAGCCAGG CAGTTGAAGGTGCTCCCTCTGAAGACCAGTGTGGAACAGGACTGCATCCTCAGTCTGTCTGCCCGCTGTCTTCTTCTCACCTGGAGGGACAACGAGAAGCTGCTGCTGCGCATTCCCACCCACGAGATCGCCGCTGCCTCCTACCTGCGGGACGATGCACTGCACCTTCTGGTGTTGAAGACAG GTCTGAATGTGGACACGGTGCTTGCGGAGGGAAGTCTGGAGAAAAAGAAGCCCGGCGGCATCGAGGGACGGCGCCAGACCATGAGCAACAGCGACCCGCGCCCAGCAGGGGGCACCATGGAGCGCAGGCACACCATCTGCGGCGTCGACTGGCGGCCGTCATCTCGCCACGAGCCCAAACCGACCCCTGCTGTGGtccaggggggcgggggaggggctggggggggaggtggtggtgggggaggagggagcctggagaggaagagggtgggagggagctgggagaggcGCCAGACCAggaaagcaggaggaggaagctggGAGAAGAGGCCGGTGAGCGGGAGCTGGGACCGGAGGCCTGTGGTCggggggagctgggagaagaGGCACGGGGGTCCGGGCAGCGGGGTGGGGGgtagctgggagaggaggaatggtcctggggcaggtggagggaAGCCCGGGGGCAGCTGGGATAAGAGACACCCCCCAGGTGGCAGCTGGGAGCGCCGGCAGGCCTGCAcagggagctgggagagagggaagtccTACGGAAGCTGGGAGAGGAGAAACCACAATCCTCTGGAGCCCACTCCTTGCCCCGATGCCTACTGCAACCTGGTCATACTGGCTGTGGAGAACAGG GATGCTGCTGAGGAGTACTGCGCTCTGGTGTGTCAGATGTTTCAGATCATCTACGGTCACCAGACCATCGAGTGTGTGGACCGGGCAGGTTTCCACTACACCATGCCAGATCGCTACTGGCTGCAGAGAA GTGACAGCTGCCTGACAGATATGTCCTACAGCTATGATACAGATTTCAGCTGCTGCAGTTCCTA tgataGCTCGCAGGATGCCTTTGATCTGTACTACAGCGAGAACTACAGCGAGAACTCGTCCCTGTCTCTCCAGGACTCCCAGCGCAGCCTGGCCTCGCTGCACAGCGACGGGGAGAGCAGCAACCCTGGCCTGCTGCTGATGCAGGAGTACATGATCACA CTGCGTAGTAAGCTGAGCCCTCAGGAGCTGCAGCAGTTTGCGGTGCTGCTGAGGGAGTACCGTCTGGGCTCGGCCGTCCAAGAGTTCTGCTCTGACCTTCTCCTGCTGTACGGAGACACAAGGAAGTTCCTGCTGATTG gTATGCGCCCTTTCATCCCAGACAAGGATGTTGGTGTGTTTGAGGGCTTCCTGGAAGGCATCGGGATTCGCGAGGGGGGGATCCTGACTGACAGCTTTGGCCGGATCAAACGGAGCATGAGCAGTACGTCCGCCACGGCAATGCGTGACATCTGGTCCCTCCCCTCTGGCACCCAGGACTTTAACCGTCGTATCACCGACATCACGCACGACATCGAGGCACTGGGGTTTGAGGAGGGACATGGGGACATAGAGGAAGAGGACTATTacctgtga